A stretch of the Musa acuminata AAA Group cultivar baxijiao chromosome BXJ2-7, Cavendish_Baxijiao_AAA, whole genome shotgun sequence genome encodes the following:
- the LOC135616220 gene encoding anthranilate O-methyltransferase 3-like has product MAIKVEQALHMVGGAGETSYATNSRLQEKALYRTKPILETAIAELYQTLLPERMVVVDLGCSSGPNTFLVVSEVLGIVGDLRRRLEQKPPEIQFFLNDLPGNDFNNVFRSLERYEKKMEEEKGDLLVPHYVVGMPGSFYGRLFPRNTVHFFHSNYCLMWLSQVPQGLESEQGVPLNKGNIYIAENSPPQVVNAYQEQHRRDFSTFLKSRYMELSIGGGMVLTFLGRRNKEPANGGLSYMWGLLAEALNAMVSQGIVSEDKLDAFNLPIYTPSMQEVKAVIHDEGLFDLEQAQIFECNWDPFDDTDDDDIVFDNVLNGKNVAKCVRAVSESLIAHHFGDAILDELFSRYADKVARHLLKEKTKHTVMVIALKKKA; this is encoded by the exons ATGGCCATCAAGGTAGAGCAAGCCCTTCATATGGTTGGAGGAGCCGGAGAAACCAGCTACGCCACTAATTCCAGACTTCAA GAGAAAGCGCTTTATAGAACGAAGCCCATATTGGAGACCGCCATAGCTGAGTTGTACCAGACGCTGCTCCCTGAGAGGATGGTCGTCGTCGACCTCGGTTGTTCGTCGGGTCCGAACACCTTTCTTGTGGTCTCTGAGGTGCTTGGCATCGTCGGCGACCTACGTCGAAGGCTGGAACAGAAGCCACCGGAGATCCAGTTCTTCTTGAACGACCTCCCGGGAAATGACTTCAATAATGTCTTCCGATCTTTGGAAAGATACgagaagaagatggaggaggagaagggggaccTGCTCGTGCCTCATTACGTTGTGGGCATGCCCGGCTCCTTCTACGGGAGGCTTTTCCCGCGTAACACTGTTCACTTCTTCCACTCTAACTACTGTCTCATGTGGCTCTCTCAG GTTCCACAAGGTCTCGAGAGTGAGCAGGGTGTTCCGCTGAACAAGGGCAACATCTATATTGCAGAGAACAGCCCACCCCAGGTCGTGAATGCGTACCAAGAACAACACCGGAGGGACTTCTCCACGTTTCTCAAATCTCGTTACATGGAACTAAGCATCGGAGGGGGAATGGTATTAACATTCCTAGGAAGAAGAAACAAAGAGCCAGCCAATGGCGGGCTAAGCTATATGTGGGGACTATTAGCGGAGGCCCTTAATGCCATGGTCTCACAG GGAATCGTATCAGAAGATAAACTGGACGCCTTCAATCTGCCAATATATACTCCCTCAATGCAGGAAGTGAAGGCAGTGATCCATGACGAAGGTTTATTTGATCTGGAACAAGCACAGATTTTTGAGTGCAACTGGGACCCGTTCGATGACACCGACGACGACGATATCGTATTCGACAATGTACTGAACGGGAAGAACGTGGCGAAGTGTGTACGGGCTGTGTCGGAATCCTTGATCGCACATCATTTCGGGGATGCCATACTCGATGAGCTGTTCTCACGGTATGCCGACAAGGTTGCGAGGCATCTCCTCAAAGAGAAAACCAAGCACACCGTTATGGTCATTGCCTTGAAGAAAAAAGCTTGA
- the LOC103992369 gene encoding anthranilate O-methyltransferase 3-like translates to MAIKVEQALHMVGGAGETSYATNSRLQEKALYRTKPILETAIAELYQTLLPERMVVVDLGCSSGPNTFLVVYEVLGIVGDLCRRLEQKPPEIQFFLNDLPGNDFNNVFRSLERYEKKMEEEKGDLLVPHYVVGMPGSFYGRLFPRNTVHIFHSNYCLMWLSQVPQGLESEQGVPLNKGNIYIAENSPPQVVNAYQEQHRRDFSTFLKSRYMELSIGGGMVLTFLGRRNKEPANGGLSYMWGLLAEALNAMVSQGIVSEDKLDAFNLPIYTPSMQEVKAVIHDEGLFDLEQAQIFECNWDPFDDTDDDDIVFDNVLNGKNVAKCVRAVSESLIAHHFGDAILDELFSRYADKVARHLLKEKTKHTVMVIALKKKA, encoded by the exons ATGGCCATCAAGGTAGAGCAAGCTCTTCACATGGTTGGAGGAGCCGGAGAAACCAGCTATGCCACTAATTCCAGACTTCAA GAGAAAGCGCTTTATAGAACGAAGCCCATATTGGAGACCGCCATAGCAGAGTTGTACCAGACGCTGCTCCCTGAGAGGATGGTCGTCGTCGACCTCGGTTGTTCGTCGGGTCCGAACACCTTTCTTGTGGTCTATGAGGTGCTTGGCATCGTCGGTGACCTATGTCGAAGGCTGGAACAGAAGCCACCGGAGATCCAGTTCTTCTTGAACGACCTCCCGGGAAATGACTTCAATAATGTCTTCCGGTCATTGGAAAGATACgagaagaagatggaggaggagaagggggaccTGCTCGTGCCTCATTACGTTGTGGGCATGCCCGGCTCCTTCTACGGGAGGCTTTTCCCGCGTAACACTGTTCACATCTTCCACTCTAACTACTGTCTCATGTGGCTCTCTCAG GTTCCACAAGGTCTCGAGAGTGAGCAGGGTGTTCCGCTGAACAAGGGCAACATCTATATTGCAGAGAACAGCCCACCCCAGGTCGTGAATGCGTACCAAGAACAACACCGGAGGGACTTCTCCACGTTTCTCAAATCTCGTTACATGGAACTAAGCATCGGAGGGGGAATGGTATTAACATTCCTAGGAAGAAGAAACAAAGAGCCAGCCAATGGCGGGCTAAGCTATATGTGGGGACTATTAGCGGAGGCCCTTAATGCCATGGTCTCACAG GGAATCGTATCAGAAGATAAACTGGACGCCTTCAATCTGCCAATATATACACCCTCAATGCAGGAAGTGAAGGCAGTGATCCATGACGAAGGTTTATTTGATCTGGAACAAGCACAGATTTTTGAGTGCAACTGGGACCCGTTCGATGACACCGACGACGACGATATCGTATTCGACAATGTACTGAACGGGAAGAACGTGGCGAAGTGTGTACGGGCTGTGTCGGAATCCTTGATCGCACATCATTTCGGGGATGCCATACTCGATGAGCTATTCTCACGGTATGCCGACAAGGTTGCGAGGCATCTCCTCAAAGAGAAAACCAAGCACACCGTTATGGTCATTGCCTTGAAGAAAAAAGCTTGA